The following are from one region of the Ktedonobacteraceae bacterium genome:
- the mftC gene encoding mycofactocin radical SAM maturase (MftC is a radical SAM/SPASM enzyme that catalyzes the first two steps in biosynthesis of the electron carrier mycofactocin from the terminal Val-Tyr dipeptide of the precursor peptide MftA.): MAEPVHFLGRQSRLNDQLAGAVGTVHPHALSAMQQTGETIPQKKGRGSQRFLQGGLSAPITVTWEITAACNIACVHCLSSSGRRRPRELTTEQSLALVDELAEMQVFQIHFGGGEPFMYYGIWQVLEHARDCGLVMCVSTNGTLVTQDRARRLAQLEPIYFQVSLDGGTPQTNDRIRGEGVFKRAVRGLELLAAENLSLTINSVLTRYSFDELDRLYEIATGFNSKLRVTRLRPSGRGQDVWAELHPTREQYRDFADWLAVHPDVLTADSFFHLNAFGNKLAGLDMCGAATATCCICPEGEVYPCAFFQAPEFEAGNLHEHSFKDIWNRSALFAFYRNMGGGACSGCGQYNVCHGGCPATKWFVHQSLQIKDPECVLL, encoded by the coding sequence ATGGCCGAACCTGTACATTTTCTGGGACGACAATCTCGCTTGAATGATCAACTGGCTGGAGCGGTCGGTACTGTGCATCCACATGCTCTTTCGGCCATGCAGCAGACGGGGGAGACTATACCACAGAAAAAGGGTCGTGGCTCGCAGCGATTCCTGCAAGGCGGGCTTTCAGCGCCCATCACCGTCACCTGGGAGATCACTGCTGCCTGCAATATTGCGTGCGTGCATTGTCTTTCGTCATCGGGCCGCCGCCGTCCGCGAGAGCTGACCACGGAGCAATCCCTGGCGCTCGTCGACGAACTGGCCGAAATGCAGGTGTTCCAGATACACTTTGGTGGTGGCGAACCGTTCATGTACTATGGTATCTGGCAGGTGCTTGAACATGCCCGGGACTGTGGTCTTGTCATGTGTGTCAGCACCAATGGGACGCTGGTAACCCAGGATCGCGCCCGCCGATTGGCACAGCTGGAGCCGATCTATTTTCAAGTCAGCCTGGATGGGGGCACACCACAGACCAATGACCGCATTCGTGGCGAGGGCGTCTTCAAACGGGCCGTGCGCGGCCTCGAATTGCTGGCGGCAGAGAATCTCAGCCTGACCATCAATAGCGTTCTGACACGCTATAGCTTCGATGAACTTGACCGGCTTTATGAAATCGCGACAGGCTTCAACTCCAAACTGCGGGTGACACGCCTGCGACCCTCTGGCCGGGGTCAGGATGTATGGGCCGAACTGCATCCCACGCGCGAGCAATACCGGGATTTCGCGGATTGGCTTGCTGTGCATCCCGATGTACTAACCGCCGATTCGTTCTTTCACCTGAACGCCTTTGGCAACAAGCTCGCCGGGCTTGATATGTGTGGGGCCGCGACAGCCACCTGCTGCATCTGTCCCGAAGGCGAAGTGTATCCTTGCGCTTTTTTCCAGGCCCCGGAGTTTGAGGCCGGCAACCTGCATGAGCACAGCTTCAAGGATATCTGGAATCGCTCGGCGCTGTTTGCTTTCTATCGCAATATGGGTGGCGGGGCTTGCTCTGGATGCGGCCAGTACAATGTTTGTCACGGTGGGTGTCCCGCCACCAAATGGTTTGTGCATCAGAGCCTCCAGATCAAGGACCCGGAGTGTGTGCTGTTATAA
- the mftF gene encoding mycofactocin biosynthesis glycosyltransferase MftF (Members of this protein family, MftF, are glycosyltransferases, members of PF00535 (glycosyl transferase family 2). The encoding gene is found as part of the mycofactocin cassette, in Mycobacterium tuberculosis, many other Actinobacteria, and occasional members of other lineages. Mycofactocin itself, a putative redox carrier, is a heavily modified derivative of the C-terminal Val-Tyr dipeptide of the mycofactocin precursor MftA (TIGR03969).), with the protein MKQASYASLAAGTYRLARGIRIAGDYAVCEYPLRAVRLNETTRQLLSLCHKGRTHEELAAQINLPIKRIEALCKQLYWKGLLDAGPYTLPATWPEVSIIIPTHNRANQLERCLRSLLALEYPASRLEVIVVDDGSTDGTGTLLQQLAPVFSDRGSRLRVVHHTERLGVATSRNSGAELAQSELLAYIDSDCVASPCWLAELVPAFQDAAIGAVGGMIRAYERKSMLGRYEDVRSSLFMGARPQQVQPEGPIPYLSTANLLVRRELWKQIGGFGRLTFGEDVDFCRRLLASGSRILYLPLGTVYHDYRTSMKAFLQIHAAYASSEATLLRRHPDERRILVLPPEQAMFAGLVLGGIWAFLLAIFRTGFNTVIYRLLFILAILLTLSGTRNRVKQVRARRLPIGPLTLLRAILRGHLAYTYHLCRHLTRYYTLPLLTAGLLLPPLILLVAIMCGIVIGVDYARLRPQMGLGRYALCSLLDDCAYEVGVLLGCIKQRTWKPLVPVIRRKNPTAGSL; encoded by the coding sequence TTGAAGCAGGCTTCTTACGCCAGTCTTGCAGCGGGTACTTATCGTCTTGCGCGGGGCATCCGTATTGCAGGCGATTACGCCGTTTGTGAGTATCCACTGCGCGCAGTACGACTGAACGAGACGACCAGGCAGCTATTATCACTCTGCCACAAAGGACGCACCCATGAGGAGCTGGCGGCTCAGATCAACCTTCCAATCAAGCGTATTGAGGCTCTGTGCAAGCAATTATACTGGAAAGGCCTGCTGGATGCAGGACCGTATACGCTGCCCGCAACATGGCCGGAAGTTTCGATCATTATTCCCACTCACAATCGTGCAAACCAGCTTGAGCGCTGCCTGCGCTCCCTGCTTGCCCTCGAATACCCGGCTTCTCGCCTGGAAGTCATTGTCGTCGATGACGGCTCAACTGATGGCACCGGCACGTTGCTACAACAACTTGCGCCGGTATTTTCTGATAGGGGCAGCAGGTTGCGCGTTGTGCATCACACGGAAAGGCTGGGAGTAGCAACGAGTCGTAACAGCGGCGCGGAACTGGCACAATCGGAACTGCTCGCTTATATCGACAGCGATTGCGTAGCCTCTCCCTGCTGGCTGGCGGAACTGGTTCCCGCCTTTCAAGATGCTGCGATTGGAGCAGTCGGCGGCATGATCCGCGCCTATGAAAGAAAGAGTATGCTGGGGCGCTACGAGGATGTACGTTCTTCGCTATTTATGGGCGCAAGGCCACAACAGGTGCAACCAGAAGGCCCCATTCCCTATCTGTCAACTGCCAATCTGCTGGTGCGCCGGGAATTATGGAAACAGATTGGCGGCTTCGGGCGGCTTACCTTTGGTGAAGACGTAGATTTCTGCCGCCGCCTGCTCGCATCGGGATCGCGAATCCTGTACCTTCCATTAGGAACGGTCTATCACGATTACCGCACTTCGATGAAGGCATTTCTACAAATTCACGCCGCGTATGCCTCATCGGAAGCGACATTATTGCGGCGCCATCCAGACGAGAGGCGCATCCTTGTGCTGCCGCCCGAGCAAGCGATGTTTGCCGGGCTGGTTTTGGGGGGGATATGGGCTTTTCTCCTGGCAATTTTCAGGACGGGATTTAATACAGTAATCTATAGGCTCCTGTTCATCCTCGCCATCTTGCTTACTCTTTCTGGCACGCGAAACCGTGTGAAGCAAGTGCGCGCACGCCGGCTTCCTATCGGCCCGCTTACGCTTTTACGAGCCATTCTCCGCGGGCACCTGGCGTATACTTACCACCTGTGCAGACATTTGACACGCTATTATACGCTGCCTCTTCTCACCGCGGGACTGCTGTTGCCGCCATTGATTCTGTTGGTGGCTATCATGTGTGGCATTGTTATCGGAGTCGATTACGCACGTTTAAGGCCGCAGATGGGCCTGGGACGATATGCGCTGTGTTCTCTACTGGATGATTGTGCTTACGAGGTTGGCGTGCTGCTCGGCTGTATCAAACAGAGAACGTGGAAGCCGCTGGTGCCGGTCATCAGGCGCAAAAATCCGACAGCGGGGTCATTATAA
- a CDS encoding GxGYxYP domain-containing protein — translation MNIRMEAVSEYWSNKQLLPTFQTPEHLDVYDIRSAAPEVQRTITMLTGLINRRQPCVYLISREQDNFWLNEALASVSRTPSSTRGNDILDALLKTYRERIQGLIIYNPNFIDSVNIAMMMAGQQDGIVVTPDQAAQLQQGPYNLPVLSDLRTFHWKNRLEAYHWAFRNLRQHASPRIIAGLNPAMTGSLQSFLVATRAFVYWLDARQFFPDFMQGLLSEHCLMKRIFKSYAPGAVHLGWFISEPFGVRLTSQAGLPVLASDLFSNLEVMLSVPGTQDRQPSSQASARITVSPPNPNTTLSNEQGNKPKTYVSFTMSDGDNIQYMQNRMLHLWHDPARGTIPLGWTISPLLMQAAPAMAAYYLRTATANDEFLAGPSGAGYMYPSRWPKEQLPAFLTHTGRLMREMDLTLLEVLDAGLIQDLALVNRGLQQRFVEALAPYGLKGILSGSGLPRCRWKTISGVPVYQNLGLADSAGKTVKLIRNASRSSKFLNVYVFAYKMAPSDLKQVMQQLGNDYTVVTPGKLLSMITGGKD, via the coding sequence ATGAATATTCGTATGGAAGCGGTCAGCGAATACTGGTCAAACAAACAACTGCTGCCCACATTTCAAACACCGGAACATCTCGATGTTTATGATATCCGCAGCGCAGCACCTGAGGTGCAACGAACGATCACTATGTTAACAGGGCTTATCAATCGAAGGCAGCCCTGCGTATACCTCATTAGTAGGGAGCAGGATAACTTCTGGCTCAATGAAGCACTGGCATCCGTCTCACGCACACCCTCTTCCACAAGAGGTAACGATATCCTGGATGCCCTACTGAAGACCTATCGCGAGCGCATCCAGGGCTTGATCATCTATAATCCCAACTTTATCGATAGCGTCAATATTGCGATGATGATGGCGGGCCAGCAAGATGGAATAGTTGTAACTCCCGACCAGGCAGCACAATTGCAACAAGGCCCCTATAACCTGCCTGTGCTGTCCGATTTACGAACCTTTCATTGGAAAAATCGTCTGGAAGCCTATCATTGGGCATTCCGTAACTTACGCCAGCACGCCTCACCTCGCATTATAGCGGGCCTTAATCCTGCTATGACAGGCTCATTACAATCATTCCTGGTCGCGACACGCGCCTTCGTCTACTGGTTGGACGCCCGTCAATTTTTCCCTGACTTCATGCAGGGTTTGCTTTCCGAACACTGCCTGATGAAGCGCATTTTCAAATCATACGCCCCCGGCGCTGTTCACCTCGGCTGGTTTATTAGCGAACCCTTTGGCGTGCGGCTGACCTCACAAGCCGGCTTACCGGTACTGGCCTCCGATCTTTTCAGCAACCTCGAGGTCATGTTGAGCGTCCCAGGTACACAGGATAGACAACCGTCTTCACAGGCTTCCGCCCGGATAACGGTATCGCCACCAAATCCCAATACTACGTTATCGAACGAGCAAGGGAATAAGCCAAAAACCTACGTTTCTTTCACCATGAGCGATGGTGATAATATTCAATACATGCAGAATCGTATGCTGCATCTCTGGCACGATCCGGCTCGCGGCACTATACCGCTTGGCTGGACGATATCACCCCTATTGATGCAAGCGGCTCCGGCAATGGCGGCATATTATTTACGCACGGCTACAGCCAACGATGAATTTCTGGCCGGGCCAAGTGGCGCTGGTTACATGTATCCCTCGCGCTGGCCGAAAGAGCAGTTGCCAGCTTTTCTGACACATACTGGCCGGTTGATGCGAGAGATGGATCTGACTCTGCTCGAAGTACTCGACGCCGGCTTGATACAGGACCTGGCGCTCGTCAATAGAGGGCTGCAACAACGCTTTGTAGAAGCGCTTGCACCATACGGTCTAAAGGGTATACTCAGCGGCAGCGGATTACCTCGATGCAGGTGGAAAACAATCTCAGGCGTACCAGTCTATCAAAACCTCGGGCTTGCCGACAGTGCCGGTAAAACCGTAAAATTGATTCGCAATGCTTCCCGCAGTTCAAAATTTCTCAATGTCTACGTTTTCGCTTATAAAATGGCACCGTCTGACCTCAAACAGGTGATGCAACAACTCGGCAACGATTACACGGTGGTCACGCCAGGGAAACTGCTATCAATGATTACCGGAGGAAAAGATTAA
- a CDS encoding class I adenylate-forming enzyme family protein, which translates to MTQKMVAPELFRPPVEFPDVPYDHLLRMAAERNPDGPAIIYHDLILTYREVVSMVNSIANGLLQLGLKKGDHMCLFTTNRPEYTITFIAAATIGVVVSPMNPAYKEREIAYQLENSESKAILIQRELVPLLETVLAQHSLPNLKHIIVTGDKAPEGLPDAIPFAKLLRESSPKRPESVQIDGDDLVALPYSSGTTGFPKGTMITHRNLVSNNLQFTTALRTNFNDVALIFLPFYHIYGVMLTGSFLACGGVQVIMERFDLLQSLELCEKHKVTYYFAVPPIILALANAPIDLSKMKTVKYVFSGAAPLPMDPARKLQGKTSIQVVQGYGLTEASPLTHAQPGDPAFVRIDAVGMPVHNTEQKIVDLETGERELPVGEDGEIIIRGPQVMKGYWKAPEETARALRNGWLYTGDIGHVDEDGYTYIVDRKKEMIKYKGFGIAPAELESLLMEHPAVMDSAVIGVPDDEAGELVKGFVVIRQGHRATPEEILAFANGKLAGYKKIHMIEFIDAIPKVASGKILRRELKEREKALRAGRQE; encoded by the coding sequence ATGACCCAGAAAATGGTTGCACCCGAACTGTTTCGTCCACCCGTAGAATTCCCCGACGTTCCCTATGATCACCTCTTGCGCATGGCCGCTGAGCGCAATCCTGATGGCCCGGCGATTATTTATCATGATCTCATCCTGACCTACCGTGAAGTGGTCTCGATGGTCAACTCCATCGCCAACGGCCTCTTGCAGTTGGGCTTGAAAAAGGGCGATCATATGTGCCTGTTTACCACCAATCGCCCGGAATATACGATTACATTCATTGCCGCGGCCACGATTGGAGTGGTTGTCAGCCCGATGAACCCGGCCTACAAAGAGCGTGAGATCGCCTATCAACTGGAAAATTCGGAGTCGAAGGCTATTTTGATCCAGCGAGAACTTGTGCCGCTGCTGGAAACCGTTCTGGCCCAGCATTCCTTGCCCAACCTCAAGCATATCATTGTCACGGGCGATAAAGCTCCCGAGGGTTTGCCAGATGCGATACCATTTGCCAAACTGTTACGCGAATCGTCGCCGAAACGACCAGAGTCGGTTCAGATCGATGGCGATGACCTCGTTGCGCTCCCCTATTCATCAGGTACCACCGGCTTTCCCAAGGGAACCATGATTACACATCGCAACCTTGTCAGCAATAACCTGCAATTTACCACTGCCCTGCGCACCAATTTCAACGATGTAGCCCTGATCTTCCTGCCGTTCTACCACATCTATGGTGTCATGCTGACCGGCAGCTTTCTGGCCTGTGGCGGAGTGCAAGTGATAATGGAACGCTTCGACCTGCTGCAATCGCTGGAACTGTGCGAAAAGCATAAGGTGACCTACTACTTTGCGGTGCCACCCATCATTCTTGCGCTTGCCAATGCTCCCATTGACCTCAGTAAAATGAAGACCGTCAAGTACGTGTTCTCAGGCGCCGCGCCGCTGCCTATGGACCCCGCACGCAAGCTGCAAGGCAAAACCAGTATTCAAGTCGTGCAGGGCTATGGATTGACTGAGGCCTCGCCACTAACTCATGCCCAACCCGGCGATCCCGCATTCGTCCGTATCGATGCCGTCGGTATGCCTGTACATAATACGGAGCAGAAGATTGTTGATCTGGAGACGGGCGAGCGCGAGTTGCCCGTGGGAGAGGACGGCGAAATCATCATTCGCGGCCCGCAGGTGATGAAAGGTTACTGGAAAGCGCCCGAGGAGACGGCGCGGGCGCTGCGCAATGGCTGGCTCTACACCGGCGATATCGGTCATGTCGATGAAGATGGCTATACCTACATCGTTGACCGTAAAAAGGAGATGATCAAGTACAAAGGCTTTGGCATCGCTCCCGCGGAGCTGGAATCCCTGCTGATGGAGCATCCCGCGGTTATGGATTCTGCCGTCATCGGCGTACCGGATGACGAGGCTGGAGAACTGGTCAAGGGCTTTGTCGTCATACGCCAGGGTCACCGTGCCACGCCTGAAGAAATCCTGGCCTTTGCCAACGGGAAACTGGCCGGATATAAAAAGATTCACATGATCGAATTCATCGATGCCATCCCAAAGGTCGCATCCGGCAAAATCCTGCGCCGCGAATTGAAAGAGCGCGAAAAGGCGCTACGAGCCGGAAGGCAAGAATAA
- a CDS encoding AMP-binding protein: protein MSHKMIAPELFRPPVDFPDIPYDHLLRMAAERNPDGPAIIFHDLILTYREVVSMVNCIANGLLRLGLKKGDHICLFTLNRPEYTITFNAAATIGAVSTPMNPSYKEREISYQLEDSEARAILVQRELLPLLQVVMGQKAFPHLKHIIVTGATVPEEMPQAIPFAKLLRESSPKRPEPVEIDGDDLVALPYSSGTTGFPKGTMLTHRNLATNHRQFLTASGIHSGDSTIIFLPLYHIYGVLLTGSFLAAGATQIILERFDMATVLELCEKHGVTWFFAVPPIINALVNAPLDLHEMKTVKLLMSAAAPLPMELARRFQEKTGIPVVQGYGLTETSPDSHLTPVVPELMRMDSVGVVVHNTEQKVVDIETGEHELPVGEDGEIIIRGPQVMKGYWKAPEETARALRNGWLYTGDIGHVDEDGYTYIVDRKKEMIKYKGFSIAPAELEALLLEHPAVLDAAVIGVPDDEAGEVPKGFVVLRPGHSASGEELIAFVNGKLAGYKKLQEVEFIDAIPKVPSGKILRRVLKEREKALRLGGQA, encoded by the coding sequence ATGTCGCACAAAATGATTGCACCTGAACTTTTTCGACCACCGGTAGACTTTCCCGATATACCCTACGATCACCTCTTGCGCATGGCAGCCGAACGCAATCCCGACGGCCCGGCCATCATCTTCCACGACCTCATCCTGACCTATCGCGAGGTCGTCTCAATGGTCAATTGCATCGCCAACGGCCTCTTGCGGTTGGGCTTGAAAAAGGGTGATCATATCTGCCTCTTCACGCTGAATCGCCCGGAGTATACCATCACCTTTAACGCGGCAGCTACCATCGGAGCAGTCAGTACTCCCATGAATCCTTCATATAAGGAACGCGAGATTAGCTACCAGCTAGAAGATTCAGAGGCCAGAGCAATCCTGGTCCAGCGCGAACTGCTGCCCTTACTCCAGGTTGTCATGGGCCAGAAGGCATTTCCTCATCTCAAGCACATCATCGTTACGGGTGCGACGGTTCCTGAGGAGATGCCGCAAGCCATTCCTTTCGCGAAGCTGCTGCGCGAATCGTCACCGAAACGTCCAGAGCCGGTCGAGATCGATGGCGATGACCTGGTGGCCCTGCCCTACTCTTCTGGTACCACTGGCTTTCCCAAAGGAACCATGCTCACACACCGCAACCTGGCCACCAATCACCGGCAATTCTTAACGGCGTCGGGCATCCATTCCGGCGATTCGACGATAATCTTCCTGCCGCTCTACCACATCTATGGTGTGCTGTTGACCGGCAGCTTTCTGGCGGCGGGCGCGACACAAATCATCCTGGAACGCTTTGATATGGCAACGGTGCTGGAATTGTGTGAGAAGCATGGGGTCACATGGTTCTTTGCCGTCCCACCGATCATCAATGCGCTCGTTAATGCTCCTCTCGACCTGCACGAGATGAAGACGGTCAAACTTCTGATGTCCGCCGCCGCTCCTCTACCGATGGAGCTTGCGCGCAGGTTCCAGGAAAAGACAGGCATTCCTGTCGTACAGGGCTATGGACTGACGGAAACCTCGCCCGATTCGCATCTCACGCCGGTGGTTCCAGAACTGATGCGCATGGATAGCGTAGGCGTGGTGGTACATAATACGGAGCAGAAAGTCGTAGATATCGAGACGGGCGAGCATGAACTGCCGGTGGGCGAGGACGGCGAAATCATCATTCGCGGCCCGCAGGTGATGAAAGGTTACTGGAAAGCGCCCGAGGAGACGGCGCGCGCGCTGCGTAACGGCTGGCTCTACACCGGCGACATTGGACATGTCGATGAAGATGGCTATACCTACATCGTTGACCGTAAAAAGGAGATGATCAAATACAAGGGCTTCAGCATTGCTCCCGCGGAACTGGAAGCCCTTCTGTTGGAGCATCCCGCCGTGCTGGACGCGGCAGTGATTGGCGTACCTGATGATGAAGCCGGTGAAGTTCCCAAGGGCTTTGTCGTGCTACGTCCGGGTCATAGTGCCAGCGGCGAAGAACTGATCGCCTTCGTCAACGGCAAACTGGCCGGCTACAAAAAGCTGCAAGAGGTCGAGTTCATCGACGCCATTCCGAAGGTGCCATCCGGCAAAATTCTGCGCCGTGTGCTGAAGGAGCGCGAGAAGGCACTGCGCCTGGGAGGGCAGGCATAA
- a CDS encoding MFS transporter, with translation MHSEGIHGSSVARGGVEDAHKSVLSALDESTLSGFHFKAMLTSGMGFFTDAYDLFIIGVVLAILTPLWNLTKLETSLLASTSLIAAALGSLLFGRLADFVGRRSIYGFTLIVLALGAIASAFAPNIVWLLIFRFILGLGIGGDYPLSATLMSEYANRRDRGKLITMVFSMQGLGLILGPLVAIFLLLAGLNHDLTWRIMLALGAVPALATFYLRRQIAETPRFALTMQGDAETASRTIDMVTRKQNGKTSSSLSNRANQRKNGSARSETKSSAPSRSNGKWLYLLLQPRYLRWLIGAAGAWFLLDVAYYGTTISSPLVLRALNPHANLITNMFYTLAIFVVAALPGYIVAALTIDRLGRKWIQCVGFGMMTLAYGLLAVAPALTTITLPFLLVYGVSYFFTEFGPNVTTFVYPAEIFPVMVRTTGHGIAAAFGKVGAFIGAFAFPYLLSLFNLPGAMAAAAVVSFVGLLLTIFLLPEPNQRSLEEISDEHAAMAAHRERERELVLR, from the coding sequence ATGCATAGTGAAGGAATACATGGGAGCAGCGTTGCTCGTGGTGGTGTTGAGGATGCCCATAAATCTGTTTTGTCTGCGCTTGACGAAAGTACACTTTCAGGATTTCACTTCAAAGCCATGCTGACATCCGGCATGGGTTTTTTTACGGATGCCTATGATCTTTTTATCATTGGCGTCGTGCTGGCGATTCTAACTCCACTCTGGAATCTGACGAAACTTGAAACATCATTGCTTGCCAGCACATCACTGATTGCCGCGGCCCTTGGCTCGCTCCTCTTCGGGCGACTGGCAGATTTTGTGGGCCGCCGCTCAATTTATGGATTTACGCTGATCGTCCTGGCGCTTGGCGCTATTGCCTCAGCTTTTGCCCCAAATATCGTCTGGCTGCTGATCTTCCGTTTTATCCTTGGCCTGGGAATCGGCGGCGATTATCCGCTCAGTGCAACATTGATGAGCGAGTATGCCAACCGGCGCGACCGTGGCAAGCTAATCACAATGGTTTTCTCAATGCAGGGGCTTGGCCTGATACTTGGCCCGCTCGTTGCCATTTTTCTCCTGCTTGCTGGACTGAATCATGATCTGACATGGCGCATCATGCTGGCATTAGGAGCAGTTCCGGCGCTTGCAACGTTTTATCTGCGCCGGCAAATCGCGGAAACCCCTCGCTTTGCGCTGACGATGCAGGGTGATGCCGAGACTGCTTCCCGCACCATTGATATGGTGACACGAAAGCAGAACGGCAAGACGAGTAGCTCACTTTCGAATAGAGCGAACCAGCGAAAAAATGGTTCCGCGCGCTCAGAAACGAAGAGTTCAGCTCCTTCACGCTCCAATGGAAAGTGGCTGTACCTGCTTCTCCAGCCGCGGTACTTACGCTGGCTGATAGGGGCCGCGGGTGCCTGGTTCTTGCTAGACGTTGCCTATTACGGAACGACCATTTCCAGTCCCTTAGTTCTCAGGGCACTTAACCCTCACGCGAACCTGATTACGAATATGTTCTATACGCTTGCCATCTTTGTGGTGGCCGCGCTGCCAGGCTATATCGTCGCGGCCTTGACGATTGATCGCCTCGGACGCAAGTGGATACAGTGCGTTGGTTTTGGCATGATGACGCTTGCCTATGGTTTGCTCGCCGTCGCTCCTGCCCTGACGACGATTACATTGCCGTTCCTTCTCGTGTATGGAGTAAGCTACTTCTTTACCGAGTTTGGCCCTAATGTAACGACGTTTGTCTATCCTGCCGAAATTTTTCCGGTGATGGTGCGGACGACGGGGCATGGCATTGCTGCCGCGTTTGGGAAAGTTGGAGCCTTTATCGGAGCTTTTGCTTTTCCTTACCTCCTCAGCCTCTTCAATCTGCCGGGAGCGATGGCAGCCGCGGCAGTGGTCTCGTTTGTTGGTCTCCTGCTGACCATCTTCCTGTTGCCGGAGCCGAACCAGCGCTCACTGGAAGAGATTTCCGATGAACACGCGGCCATGGCTGCTCATCGAGAGAGGGAACGCGAGTTGGTTTTACGGTAG
- a CDS encoding TrpB-like pyridoxal phosphate-dependent enzyme, which yields MPDSVHTKYLLNENEMPRSWYNIAADLPRPPDPVLHPGTRQPVTPDDLAPLFPMALIMQEVSTERYIEIPEPVRQVYMQWRPSPLYRARRLEKALDTPARIYYKYEGVSPAGSHKPNTAVAQAFYNKQEGVKKLSTETGAGQWGSALALAGAFFNMEIEVFMVKISYQQKPYRRNMMEVYGATVHASPTDLTDAGRSVLAQDPNNMGSLGIAISEAVEVAAKSGGTIKYSLGSVLNHVLMHQTIIGEEALLQMERAGDYPDIVIGCTGGGSNFAGLAFPFIGERLRKGLKTRFLAAEPMACPSLTKGVYAYDFGDTVGMTPLVKMHTLGHDFLPPGIHAGGLRYHGMAPLVSLLHDEGIIDAQAYHQIGVFDAAVQFARAEGIIPAPESGHAVKAMIDEALKAKEAGESKAILFNLSGHGHFDMGAYDAYFSGKLQDYEYPEEAVAAALQRMPQVV from the coding sequence ATGCCTGACAGCGTTCACACCAAGTATCTTTTGAACGAAAACGAGATGCCGCGATCCTGGTACAACATTGCCGCGGATTTACCTCGTCCCCCCGACCCGGTGCTGCATCCCGGCACCAGGCAGCCCGTCACGCCCGATGACCTGGCCCCGCTATTTCCGATGGCGCTGATTATGCAAGAGGTGAGTACGGAGCGTTACATCGAGATTCCGGAGCCGGTACGCCAGGTCTATATGCAGTGGCGGCCCAGCCCACTGTACCGCGCGCGGCGACTGGAAAAGGCGCTGGATACGCCCGCGCGTATTTACTACAAGTACGAGGGAGTCAGTCCTGCCGGCAGCCATAAGCCGAATACGGCAGTGGCACAGGCATTCTACAACAAGCAAGAAGGGGTCAAGAAGCTCTCGACCGAGACAGGCGCGGGACAGTGGGGATCGGCTCTGGCACTGGCAGGAGCGTTCTTCAACATGGAAATCGAAGTCTTCATGGTGAAGATCAGTTACCAGCAGAAGCCGTATCGCAGAAATATGATGGAAGTCTACGGGGCTACCGTTCATGCCAGCCCAACCGATTTAACGGACGCGGGACGCAGCGTGCTGGCGCAGGACCCCAACAACATGGGCAGCCTTGGCATTGCCATCAGCGAGGCGGTTGAGGTGGCAGCCAAAAGCGGCGGAACAATCAAGTATTCGCTGGGCAGCGTCCTGAACCACGTGTTGATGCATCAGACGATTATCGGCGAAGAGGCCCTGCTCCAGATGGAACGCGCAGGCGATTATCCTGATATCGTGATTGGCTGCACAGGCGGCGGTAGCAATTTTGCCGGGCTTGCCTTCCCATTTATTGGCGAAAGGCTGCGCAAAGGGCTGAAGACGCGTTTCCTGGCCGCCGAGCCGATGGCCTGTCCCAGCCTGACCAAGGGCGTGTATGCCTATGATTTTGGCGATACGGTGGGAATGACCCCGCTGGTCAAGATGCATACCCTGGGCCATGATTTCCTGCCTCCTGGTATTCACGCGGGCGGCCTGCGCTATCATGGCATGGCACCCCTGGTTTCGCTCCTGCACGATGAGGGTATTATCGATGCGCAGGCCTATCACCAGATCGGCGTCTTCGATGCAGCCGTACAATTCGCGCGCGCCGAGGGCATTATCCCAGCACCGGAGTCGGGCCATGCTGTAAAAGCAATGATTGATGAGGCTTTAAAGGCGAAGGAAGCGGGAGAATCGAAAGCTATCCTGTTCAACCTGTCCGGCCATGGCCACTTCGATATGGGCGCCTACGATGCCTACTTCTCCGGCAAATTGCAGGATTACGAGTATCCTGAAGAGGCTGTAGCCGCCGCATTGCAGAGGATGCCGCAGGTGGTGTAA